A section of the Trichomycterus rosablanca isolate fTriRos1 chromosome 6, fTriRos1.hap1, whole genome shotgun sequence genome encodes:
- the mustn1a gene encoding musculoskeletal embryonic nuclear protein 1a isoform X1 yields MSQQEGEEEKTKRPEVRDEDLVEAKDKLAFGTTVKSKTFEVMEECERAGKVAPSVFSKARSGGETVFNKPSRKK; encoded by the exons ATGTCTCAG CAGGAAGGAGAGGAGGAGAAGACAAAAAGGCCAGAGGTAAGAGATGAAGACCTGGTTGAAGCGAAAGACAAGCTGGCATTCGGGACAACAGTAAAGAGTAAAACTTTTGAGGTGATGGAGGAATGTG aacgTGCAGGAAAAGTGGCTCCATCAGTTTTCAGTAAAGCTCGTTCAGGAGGAGAGACGGTCTTCAACAAACCCTCCAGGAAGAAATAA
- the mustn1a gene encoding musculoskeletal embryonic nuclear protein 1a isoform X2, with protein MSQEGEEEKTKRPEVRDEDLVEAKDKLAFGTTVKSKTFEVMEECERAGKVAPSVFSKARSGGETVFNKPSRKK; from the exons ATGTCTCAG GAAGGAGAGGAGGAGAAGACAAAAAGGCCAGAGGTAAGAGATGAAGACCTGGTTGAAGCGAAAGACAAGCTGGCATTCGGGACAACAGTAAAGAGTAAAACTTTTGAGGTGATGGAGGAATGTG aacgTGCAGGAAAAGTGGCTCCATCAGTTTTCAGTAAAGCTCGTTCAGGAGGAGAGACGGTCTTCAACAAACCCTCCAGGAAGAAATAA